In Drosophila miranda strain MSH22 chromosome XR, D.miranda_PacBio2.1, whole genome shotgun sequence, the genomic window GACAAATATCGCGCATAGAAGATACAAATAAACACATGTTTGGGCACAGAAAGGCGAGAGTCAACCGAGCACCATTCGGATTTTTGGGATCATACTACCACATAGTATTGTTCGGACTGATGGATGAAGAAGATCGAGAAATCATGGAAATGAACATGAAGTGCTTCTCAAAAGTCAAAACCTTTTGAATTTTCTGATCAAAAAGCAGACGACGATAGTTGAATCCACTCTTAATATTTTGACACGAACCAAAAAGGAAATCAACGAACAATTCAAGAATACTGATCTTCACGTTAACAAAATGACACAAACGGTTCAGCAGAATTTCTACTTCTATCAAGAGACAATCAGATTGTGTATGCTAACCAAACAACCTAGAATATCGATTTCGGAAAGCGAAAGGATTCAAGCGGACATAGTTGGATTGCCAGTGGAGCATTAGTCGACGACAAATTCGCTATTAGCGTAAGCATTCCCTTGATAAGCAGTCAGTCATCTCAACTATATAAAATAGTCCCATTCCTTTTGAGATGCATAACCACATGATTCCAGTAGTACGAGACTACTATCTTGTTTTCAACTTCATACTTAATTAATACCATATAATGTCCAAAGCATCTTTACATAGATGTCTGCGAAGGAAATTGGGCAAATAATGATGCGTGCGAAATAGTACCTCTGAGGCGGACAACTACCTATCAATGCACGTTTATTGAAGACAATCCACTACTGTTTTGGGTAAGGTTAAAAAAGAACAACGACTGGCTCTTTAGAACGTTTAACAAGATATCTGCATAAATACAATGCAACGGGGATCATGAGATAATGAAAGACCTACCACGACAAGGGATATTTTCTCTACAAGACTTTAAAACACTGGGATCAAGGAAAATTTATAAAAGCAGGGAGATTAATGAACTCCAaaagataaaaaaaaataaacaaagagAATATTCATATGATAGGACTCGACTTCCACCCAGTACACAATGACAGGGGATCTTTCACACTATCAGTTATTATCATCATTATTCTGGTACTATTGATTACATCTAAGGAAGAAATGAGAATCAAATAAAATAGTCCGCCATAatcgttcgttctctttcgtagatcatacgcgtttttgttttgcgctccgcataaACAACCGGTGTTTTCATAAATAGactttaattaacttcctCACCAGCATACAATCTGGAAATCTATTCTattccgcgagtgcatgccttttgatttgtgtttaaacattatttatttaacttctaattTTTCGGCTtgtcgtgtttgtgttgttgccgtgagtacgcattacattgcattacaGTTCTCGTCTCTCGTCttctagcttttgttgttttatcactctcttgttatcacctcaacttcaataactgttcgttctctctcgctctcaactttctgttcagtagctctctctttctcattagctgctgctgcaactgttctccTCTCCTTCTAttagcgttgtctggcacactggtttgatagccatttgttttgaaatattatttgattttaattgtgttcaAATTTTTTATAATGGAGTTTTCTGTGTTTTGTGCCAAAAAATCCTGTCAGAAAGAGATCACCCATGATCAGCCGAgtatcccctgctggctctgcgatagcgtagtgcacgcaaaatgcgctgggtTTACGGGCCTCGTGGGCGATGCCATAtcaaaacgtaatggcttgcactATAGTTGTGAGGCCTGCCGTGCGGTTGAGACTGACATGGTCAtatttatgaggcagacgcggaagggctttaaggagctgaccgttgacTTTAAAAAGcagtacgatcggctcctagccatggagtctcaatttgtcagtctgcaactgctgaatgagtctccgaggcctaaaagggtcactccgcgggatctgcacgTGCCagccgtcactcagccgttcgcggccgaaaaactgactccgaccactccaagtgtgcagcagttgatctcgtttgccactccaagggcaacggcagctgctggcgatgcagactcggtagccgaattcatagcttcggagaatgtgcagccaagtacgtttgcagcgtccgtgtccatGGTGTCCGCAAGCTCGGTAGCTGTCCCGTCTATTCCGATCCTACCAGTGATCAGAAGATCCGGACcaccggatattgccaccataGGTACTAGGCCCTAGGTGGCTAagccactggtgggagtccgccaaattttgggcggaacatttggtggtgaaggagtttaaggctaaggtGAAGAATAGGCCCTCCATAGCTCTTACAAATCATTCCATTCCTCTTCCTCATCATCTCGCCCTGCTTCCACCTCTCCAAAAAAcgaacttctcttttagtaacttatcagaatgttagaggcttacgtagtaagctcagcattcttttccggtatagtgttgcatttgcttcccacgttattgtgtttactgaaacctggttaaagccggacattcttagttccgaggttttggcaggttggtacacaacttttagaaaggaccgttcgtctcgacgtgcaggagggattttgattgcagtggactctaacttcacgtcggaacactttacagtccaagttcaactgGAACTGGatttcctgtgtgtaaaactgattctgcccgctttcgctatattcattactttctcgtatattccaccttcttcggatatcaCGATATGAgctatttatgagcagcacttgtccgctttaaccgctgtttcttccccgctatcagataaagatcatatgattgttcttggtgacttcaacttgccaggaactgtttggtcttcggtaaactagtctagtaacctagtgcccatgtcacgacatgactttgttgacggcttgctttacctgtccctgtctcaagtcaatcatgttAAAAATTCCTCGGGTCAACTGCTTGATCTGTGcattgtatcggatccgaccttagtcttgttaacccgagcccttccgctcactttacctgaagacgcctaccatcccactttcgaagtgtcgctagatataggaccaactgtattggatcggtcgagtaggctacctgaacgtgtccgctgctttcgtaaagccgagtttgcgaagcttaataacctcattagcgattttgattggtccgctctgtacttgtgcactgatgtcataaaaggcacaaacattttttacaatgctttCGTTACATTTTTGTGTCCCGCTTTTTagacccgatactcaaaatgagtattggggtatattagatttgtggtaaaagtggatgtgtgtaacgtccagaaggaatcgtttccgaccccataaagtatatatatgcttgatcagcatcaatagccgagtcgattgagccctgtctgtctgtccgtccgtccgtccgtccgtctgtccgtccccttcagcgcctagtgctcaaagactataagagctagagcaacgatgttttggatccagacttctgtgatatgtcactgctaaaaaaatatttcaaaacttcgccaagccacttccgcccccacaaaggacgaaaatctgtggcatccacaattttaaagatatgagaaaaccaaaaaagtagaattgtagagaatgaccatatctttaagactgcggaatctgaattggatcgtattattattaaagccagcatcaagaaaacaatttcattttttctcgccctgtctctctctaacacacacgtagcataggcggctttgcttagagtaaaacattagcgcctagatctcagagactagaaaagctagagcaaccaaatttggtatccacactcctaatatatcggaccgagacgagtttgtttcaaaatttcgccacacccccttccgcccccgcaaaggacgaaaatctggggatattcaaaaatctcagagactattaaggctagagtaaccaaatttggtatccgcactcctgttagatcttactataaaacgtgtatctcaaaatttcgccccacccccttccgcccacacaaaggacgaaaatctgttgcatccacaatattgcacattcgagaaaactaaaaacgcagaatcatagataatgaccatatctatcagattgctgaatctggatcagatcagatcatttttatagccaataggaacaaatcaatttgcagtggctacgcagcgcccgacgtcacgctcagactgattttctgtctctctcgcacgcactctttgtcgtgtcgtttaatattagcggcgtctgccggaggagagccatactgacttagtatcgggtataaccgtagagttgcggtgtccgcagcaactcacaacgttccccctcgttttttgttcgattagataatgacttgccttcggtattagcatactctcgagtactcaTGTAttcggatgatgttaaactctgtgtccagtataaggacatttcatttaattctcgcttgcaatccgaacTCAATTACTTTCAGTCACGCTGTTTTGctaacttgttacaccttaatgcctggaaatgcaaagttatgacatttcatcgttctagccccttgttggctccaTTTACCTTatgtggtggttctcttgagagaattactctagtggatgatcttggtgttatATTAGACGCCAAGCTAAAgttttctgaacacatttctaccatggtaaatatggccatgggcgtgcttgggtttataaagaggtggtcaaaggaatttgacgacccctatataacaaagactctctatacctcgctagTTCGTCCGATCTCAGAATACGGCTTCTGTATATGGTACCaacagtacaaagtacacccgGACAGTATAGAATCAGTAAAGAAAAAATTTGTACTCTTTCCTCTgaggggccttaactgggatgcgggtgtgagactcccatcttactctagtagactactattagtaaacctcccattaTTCGTTAACCGTAagaaaatgcttggtgtgatttttgtgcacaacttgatcagggggaCATAGatagccctgatctgttgggccgcataaacttcacgattcctattaaaCTTACTAGAAATGTTATACCGTTGTTctttccactttgtagatcgaattattcctcgCATGATCCGTTTAGGGTcctatgctcggattatagttccctctaccatattatatccaccactaattctcttcctcttattaaattactaatcctcaCTCACcattctagtaattagtaattgttgTGGTATTCGTAAatgtattttgaatgcatgttTAAGTTTCTTGTTAGtgtagtgctaattttcctcgaatattagtctaacaactatctttcttgcatgttcgcgtttggttcggctgcGTACCTCGCGTAATGCGGCAGCGCCACTCGGTCGGTTGgacgggaggagggctgcgttttgcctgggatccgagCGTAACAgcctggtgtcacacgggccacttgacggtgcagtaattgcatcgcctcttgtaAGATGCaatcattgcatgtcaacgtacattaaaaaaaaattaggGAACAAATTGGGAAACTTAGAAAAACAAATTTGCGTATAAAAAATGTCTATGCCAAAGACGTCGGATTGCTCTGACTAGTAAATTTGCTTGTATGTATGCAAACAAGAGaaacaaatatgtatgtacatattctCTTTATGTTCTTTCTTGTTTTCGTTTGGTTTCTAGCTGCTTGTGAGCTATGTGTGTTTTATGTGTGTTGAATGGAATAAAACCGtgtaaaaaaatttaaaatgttTGATTTTCAAACCGTGTTATTTTAAAACCCTGTAAAAACAGAATTAGGTATACTTGTGTTGTTCCGTGTAGTGACAATCACGCGTATTGTGCACAACGCGGAATTATACTAATCGCACTCAACCAGTCAAAGGTAGTTAGTTATCgggagtgtgtgagagagagacagagatatagagagagagagaaataatGGTAAAAGCGTGGAAGGCGTCTCTTGTATCAAGAGAGTTATCAAGCAGTCTGTGTAAGCAATAAAGAAAAAATTAGCCAAAATCGCTctcggcagcaacaacaacatgaCGAAAATCGACTCTCTTCATTCGCGTACTTCTCTATACGCGCACCCGGAAATTTGCAAACGAACGCGGAGAGAGCACGCTCTGCCTCCCCTTTGATATTATGCTCAAGCAGCAAATTACAAAGTAAGTCGTGGAGTGCCATCTCCGACCCTTACGACCAGTACAATGACTTACAGCTTACAACTGTGACttcaacaacgacaacaacagcagttTCTCAGAGCCCGGTATTGTCAACTCATTTCATTAAGCTCGTCCTCTCAAAACCGAAGAGTACGCAAAACGTTAACGGAACGCTGACAGACTGGGCTTGATCGCATTGtgcaaataaaaagaaaattgcAAGCAAAATAGTGCACCCAAAATAACCGAAACATCTAAAAACATCGCGGTTCTTAGCGACCTAAAAAGAAGATGATGATAGCGCTCAAACACCTAAGTTAGGTAAATTTTACTGAATTGGTTTAAAAATTAACTGGTAAAATTTGagaaaacaaactttatttcACGTCTATGAAAAGGAGTAACATAAATGAAACAAAAATAGTGGCCAAATACCTCGACAATGAAAAAAATAATTACTGTACCTACCCACTTAAAAGTAGCAAAGGAATATAAGTGGAATATAAAGAATATAATATAAGTGTCAAAGGAATCGAATCAACAGCTTCAGTAAATGAGATAATTGCTGGACTTAAAGATAAGGGCTTTTAAATGAAAGTGGCTATGaacatataaatataaatctCCATTCTTTCCATTATAGTAGATTAAGAAACTGAACACCTCGAAatcaaatttaaataaaataaaataatagaCAATATCACCTTTAATTAATAATAACTACTGTaacatatttacatatttaACTGAATTAGAATGAACGATAATATAATCATATTAATTTAGTTTGACTTAACCGAAACCAATGTGACATCTAGTGACTAGTGCTCTAATTATAAGCCCCTTGCTTGTATCACTAGGAaagccaaataaataaataaatcccATGTTAAAGTTAGAACTGACACCTGAAAGTATGTCTATAAGTAAAAGCGATGTTCAAATTACAATATCTACTGAACTGTAGAATCACCGTTGAGGAACCGCACAAACAAAATCCCGTCCCATGCAATGTTCAAGGTAGAACTGTAACTTGCCAGGAATATGGAAACACGAAAACTGATTGCACTCAACGTGCAGTCTTCGTTGCCTGCTGAGCACAGAGCTTTGCCCCATAAATAAAGAGAACCCATCTGCCAAAAAATGTAGCAACTGTGGGGGTAACCATTTTCTACATTTTCTACAACTTATTAACGGGCAACATCAATTCATATCGAAACTCAAAGCGGTTACTTAAACCTAGCCTAGTTTCCAAAGCAGAATTTGTAAAATTCTTCGACCTATTAGAtgacatctttgttgcagttgGTGACTACAATTCCAAGCACACGGCAACACAGCAAATATAATCACACCACGCAATAAGCTTAGGCTTAGCTTAGGCCTACACAGATCTGAAGAAGCAACCTGACTTGATTGAATTTGATGTTACAGAAGTGTGCAACAATTTCACACTTTGGTTCAAATACACGAAATAAAGAAGTGGCTGCCCAAATATTTACTGTAAAGATGACATAGATAGCTCAGTTGAAGCATTAGTGCCTGTAATGTCACTGGCACTGTAACAGCTAATAAACTTCACAGCAGCAGTTGTGTTCCCAGGCATATTGAAGAGCTGCCATGCAATAAGAAAAAACTTCGGCGAGAGTGGCAAGCCGAAGGCGTGGTGCCTCGAAGGAGCGGTTAAAAATAACCAACAATCTACTACGCAAAGCAAATGATCATAGAATTGCCGAGCTGTGCAGAATACTTTCTCACCATAATATTCAACAGAATGATGAAATGGAGCAATTATCCTCAACAATGGAGGAAATTTACAATTCCAATACAACAATTTGGATTTCGCGAATGATAATATGATAATAAACAAGTATTGTCCCGGTGTTTTTCTCTTTTGAATCCAAAACTTTCAAGATCAATCTAATATAGCTAAAGTGTAAGCATTTAGTTTGTGCTTTGGTTCATCCGTTAATATTTCATGGTGTGAGCCCTATTATGCTTGGTCAAAGCTATGTACTGAATTTAAATGGGGTCAATCTAAAAAGCGTGGAAATTATGTAAATATATTCAGATGTCAAGCCCAACGAGTTGACTCCGCCAGTAAATTCACAAAGCCCAACATTTTTCTGTCAAATAAAAGTTTCTGGCTATTAGTTTTAGTCCCGCCATTTCATACAATAAGTAACATGTATTGATATTGTCAAGTCTATAGTTTGAAACAATGATTAAGTACTGGGTATAATAAAGGGACATACATGCAGACATTGCTCATTTACCGGGGTTTGATTGTATATATTATTAGTATGTATATTAGCTTCCGAGGTCTAGGCGATTACACTCGATAAATGTGGAGTACCAGCTCAACATACTCATTTTACTTGTATCAAGACTATAAAACTTAAAATAGGAAATAAATCATGTATAGCGTTTGAATTTCTTAACGGCGTCTGGTCACTAGATTACTCACTTCCATCATCCACTCAGCGACAATTTTACGCATTGCCGGAGTAATATCTCTTTGCACAGTTATAAAATATGTCTCGACTATATGTTGGTGCTTTTCCTCAGTTTTCAACACATTTTCCAGACATCGATCTGATTTAAAAGTAGGATCTCCAATAGCCGTATTGACGTGATCTGTACCGAGTGAGTCGGATTTAATCTGCCACTCTTGAGGTCGAAGAGCCGCAGGCTCCTCGCTGCAGCTGCGAGTAAATCTTTCCTTAATACCTTGTTCTTGAAGTTGGAGTGATTGGTTTTGTGTGATTAATGAATCTGCTGCATATATATAAACAATTTCACTCCTTTTGCATACGACGGAATTAGGCGAGACGTTGGGTAGACTTGAAACTGCGATTTCGTCGTTACCAGCACCAGTAGAAGTAATAGAGGGGCATATCGAGGCGAGATCAGTCTTGATTTTGGGCGCAGCAAGCGTTTGTTTGTTAATGCGATACAATGACAAATCTGAATCACATACAAGACTTTCCGAACACAATAGATCCATTTTTTGCATTTAGAACAACCACTTAAtgttaaattttttttttattgacgTGTTTGTTTAATTGGTTTTTTTCTCTTACTGCTTATATATGTGTTTGTTTAATATGAACTCcgtttgtatgtatgtatatatgaaGAATGTTTCCTCTAAAAAACCTTACATGTAAGCATTTTGGTACATTCACAGTTTTCCACAATGACGTATTCATATACATAAAATGTTCCTAATTAATAATTCATTTTATTTAGCGTATTCTCCTTTTTTTAATTACAGTGATGACAGCAACAAATACAGATACAAGCTTAGAATTCAAACAGTTTTCTGTTTTGACGTT contains:
- the LOC117186171 gene encoding cyclin-A1-1-like isoform X5 — encoded protein: MQKMDLLCSESLVCDSDLSLYRINKQTLAAPKIKTDLASICPSITSTGAGNDEIAVSSLPNVSPNSVVCKRSEIVYIYAADSLITQNQSLQLQEQGIKERFTRSCSEEPAALRPQEWQIKSDSLGTDHVNTAIGDPTFKSDRCLENVLKTEEKHQHIVETYFITVQRDITPAMRKIVAEWMMEVCAEENCQEEVVLLALNYMDRFLSTKSVRKTHLQILAAACLLLASKLREPSCRALSVELLVVYTDNSIYKDDLININLQSTQLAQ
- the LOC117186171 gene encoding G1/S-specific cyclin-D1-like isoform X7 — its product is MQKMDLLCSESLVCDSDLSLYRINKQTLAAPKIKTDLASICPSITSTGAGNDEIAVSSLPNVSPNSVVCKRSEIVYIYAADSLITQNQSLQLQEQGIKERFTRSCSEEPAALRPQEWQIKSDSLGTDHVNTAIGDPTFKSDRCLENVLKTEEKHQHIVETYFITVQRDITPAMRKIVAEWMMEVCAEENCQEEVVLLALNYMDRFLSTKSVRKTHLQILAAACLLLASKLREPSCRALSVELLVVYTDNSIYKDDLIHFQ
- the LOC117186171 gene encoding G1/S-specific cyclin-D1-like isoform X6, producing MQKMDLLCSESLVCDSDLSLYRINKQTLAAPKIKTDLASICPSITSTGAGNDEIAVSSLPNVSPNSVVCKRSEIVYIYAADSLITQNQSLQLQEQGIKERFTRSCSEEPAALRPQEWQIKSDSLGTDHVNTAIGDPTFKSDRCLENVLKTEEKHQHIVETYFITVQRDITPAMRKIVAEWMMEVCAEENCQEEVVLLALNYMDRFLSTKSVRKTHLQILAAACLLLASKLREPSCRALSVELLVVYTDNSIYKDDLIFDSLL